A window of the Gossypium hirsutum isolate 1008001.06 chromosome A03, Gossypium_hirsutum_v2.1, whole genome shotgun sequence genome harbors these coding sequences:
- the LOC107886777 gene encoding mannan endo-1,4-beta-mannosidase 2 isoform X2, producing MKKDLRSHWSLRKMVTRNGMLYPILGFASCVAFLYMSFGDLKLSANFTKGPRFSFVERNGTQFFLNGKPLYVNGWNSYWLMAHSVDESSRPKVSAMLQAGAKMGLTVCRTWAFNDGGYNALQISPGQFDERVFKALDYVIAEARQQGIRLLLSLVNNLQPYGGKTQYVNWAWQEGVGLSSSNDSFFFDPSIRKYFKNYVLTVLTRKNTITGIQYRNDPTIFAWELINEPRCMTDPSGDTLQDWLEEMSAFIKSIDKNHLLTIGLEGFYGPSSPKKATVNPEQWASALGADFMRNSNITSVDFASVHIYPDQWFHGLRFEEKRNYVSKWMHSHIEDCDKELKKPVMFTEYGLSDQNKDFQLSQREQLYRTIQDIIYKSAKKKGSGAGALVWQFFVEGMQEYSDDFGMVPWQSPPIYKLTIEHSCKLARIQGLIQENGNLKQLCSKRK from the exons ATGAAGAAGGATCTGCGTTCACATTGGAGTTTAAG GAAGATGGTGACTAGAAATGGGATGTTATACCCAATTCTTGGATTTGCATCATGTGTGGCTTTTCTTTACATGTCTTTTGGTGACTTGAAGCTTAGTGCTAATTTCACCAAGGGACCGAGGTTTAGTTTTGTGGAAAGGAATGGGACTCAATTCTTTTTGAATGGTAAACCATTATACGTTAATGGATGGAATTCTTACTGGTTAATGGCCCATTCTGTGGACGAAAGCAGTAGACCTAAGGTCAGTGCAATGTTGCAAGCTGGTGCAAAGATGGGTCTTACTGTTTGTAGAACTTGGGCCTTTAATGATGGAGGTTATAATGCTCTCCAGATTTCCCCAGGCCAATTTGATGAGCGAGTTTTCAAG GCCTTGGATTATGTCATTGCAGAAGCAAGGCAACAAGGAATTAGGCTGCTTCTCAGCTTGGTAAATAACTTGCAACCATATGGCGGAAAGACGCAGTATGTCAACTGGGCATGGCAAGAAGGCGTTGGTTTGAGCTCTTCTAATGATTCCTTCTTCTTTGATCCATCTATCCGCAAATATTTCAAGAATTATGTCCTG ACTGTCCTTACCAGGAAGAACACCATCACTGGAATTCAATATCGGAATGATCCCACCATCTTTGCTTGGGAGTTGATAAATGAACCCCGTTGCATGACTGATCCTTCTGGGGATACTCTTCAA GATTGGTTAGAAGAGATGTCGGCTTTCATAAAATCAATCGACAAAAACCATCTCTTGACCATTGGCTTAGAAGGATTTTACGGTCCTTCAAGCCCCAAGAAGGCAACTGTGAATCCAGAACAGTGGGCCTCGGCCCTTGGAGCTGATTTTATGCGCAACTCGAACATTACAAGCGTTGATTTTGCCTCTGTTCATATATACCCCGACCAGTG GTTTCATGGTCTCAGGTTCGAAGAAAAACGGAACTATGTTTCCAAGTGGATGCACTCGCACATTGAAGATTGTGACAAGGAACTGAAGAAGCCAGTTATGTTCACCGAATACGGTCTCTCGGACCAGAACAAAGACTTCCAGCTATCCCAAAGAGAGCAGCTTTATAGAACCATTCAGGACATCATTTATAAATCTGCAAAGAAGAAAGGGTCGGGGGCAGGTGCTTTAGTCTGGCAGTTCTTTGTAGAAGGAATGCAGGAATATAGTGATGATTTCGGGATGGTACCATGGCAGTCCCCGCCAATTTACAAACTCACCATAGAACACTCGTGCAAATTGGCTAGAATCCAAGGACTTATTCAAGAAAACGGAAACCTCAAACAACTGTGTTCCAAGAGAAAGTAA
- the LOC107886777 gene encoding mannan endo-1,4-beta-mannosidase 2 isoform X1, protein MKKDLRSHWSLRFLNIYRKMVTRNGMLYPILGFASCVAFLYMSFGDLKLSANFTKGPRFSFVERNGTQFFLNGKPLYVNGWNSYWLMAHSVDESSRPKVSAMLQAGAKMGLTVCRTWAFNDGGYNALQISPGQFDERVFKALDYVIAEARQQGIRLLLSLVNNLQPYGGKTQYVNWAWQEGVGLSSSNDSFFFDPSIRKYFKNYVLTVLTRKNTITGIQYRNDPTIFAWELINEPRCMTDPSGDTLQDWLEEMSAFIKSIDKNHLLTIGLEGFYGPSSPKKATVNPEQWASALGADFMRNSNITSVDFASVHIYPDQWFHGLRFEEKRNYVSKWMHSHIEDCDKELKKPVMFTEYGLSDQNKDFQLSQREQLYRTIQDIIYKSAKKKGSGAGALVWQFFVEGMQEYSDDFGMVPWQSPPIYKLTIEHSCKLARIQGLIQENGNLKQLCSKRK, encoded by the exons ATGAAGAAGGATCTGCGTTCACATTGGAGTTTAAG GTTCCTTAATATATATAGGAAGATGGTGACTAGAAATGGGATGTTATACCCAATTCTTGGATTTGCATCATGTGTGGCTTTTCTTTACATGTCTTTTGGTGACTTGAAGCTTAGTGCTAATTTCACCAAGGGACCGAGGTTTAGTTTTGTGGAAAGGAATGGGACTCAATTCTTTTTGAATGGTAAACCATTATACGTTAATGGATGGAATTCTTACTGGTTAATGGCCCATTCTGTGGACGAAAGCAGTAGACCTAAGGTCAGTGCAATGTTGCAAGCTGGTGCAAAGATGGGTCTTACTGTTTGTAGAACTTGGGCCTTTAATGATGGAGGTTATAATGCTCTCCAGATTTCCCCAGGCCAATTTGATGAGCGAGTTTTCAAG GCCTTGGATTATGTCATTGCAGAAGCAAGGCAACAAGGAATTAGGCTGCTTCTCAGCTTGGTAAATAACTTGCAACCATATGGCGGAAAGACGCAGTATGTCAACTGGGCATGGCAAGAAGGCGTTGGTTTGAGCTCTTCTAATGATTCCTTCTTCTTTGATCCATCTATCCGCAAATATTTCAAGAATTATGTCCTG ACTGTCCTTACCAGGAAGAACACCATCACTGGAATTCAATATCGGAATGATCCCACCATCTTTGCTTGGGAGTTGATAAATGAACCCCGTTGCATGACTGATCCTTCTGGGGATACTCTTCAA GATTGGTTAGAAGAGATGTCGGCTTTCATAAAATCAATCGACAAAAACCATCTCTTGACCATTGGCTTAGAAGGATTTTACGGTCCTTCAAGCCCCAAGAAGGCAACTGTGAATCCAGAACAGTGGGCCTCGGCCCTTGGAGCTGATTTTATGCGCAACTCGAACATTACAAGCGTTGATTTTGCCTCTGTTCATATATACCCCGACCAGTG GTTTCATGGTCTCAGGTTCGAAGAAAAACGGAACTATGTTTCCAAGTGGATGCACTCGCACATTGAAGATTGTGACAAGGAACTGAAGAAGCCAGTTATGTTCACCGAATACGGTCTCTCGGACCAGAACAAAGACTTCCAGCTATCCCAAAGAGAGCAGCTTTATAGAACCATTCAGGACATCATTTATAAATCTGCAAAGAAGAAAGGGTCGGGGGCAGGTGCTTTAGTCTGGCAGTTCTTTGTAGAAGGAATGCAGGAATATAGTGATGATTTCGGGATGGTACCATGGCAGTCCCCGCCAATTTACAAACTCACCATAGAACACTCGTGCAAATTGGCTAGAATCCAAGGACTTATTCAAGAAAACGGAAACCTCAAACAACTGTGTTCCAAGAGAAAGTAA
- the LOC107886778 gene encoding uncharacterized protein, translating into MPAQYGAKFGRQTRRLPLNSPATRRHPFNKTPHQNLLYSFPVLYFLSIFSQIFQIKYTSNMVVPLGPGKFYGSSLPRPRIYSETRFNSERVDPPVPVLDPLLSWANEAHWSMGGLSFKRLRLQGRIEGNVQRLKAQRDKFLNNKDPVPKKNNRDASLSPPAPVAVKRKRFLDLNDEDEEDVESENEENEIVMNREEKRVLRKGAVRKLGDDFERVAKDKDSGVASGGKWGFSDGIGIDVMKIVEEVNVESGEIKKKKKRIVKGLKKGTDEVQSGTGTTTRVSPRLAKRGC; encoded by the coding sequence ATGCCAGCTCAGTATGGCGCTAAGTTTGGGCGCCAAACCAGACGTCTCCCGCTTAATTCACCCGCCACCCGTCGACACCCATTTAATAAAACCCCCCACCAAAACCTTCTCTATTCATTCCCAGTtctatattttctttcaatattttcacAAATCTTCCAAATTAAGTATACTTCTAATATGGTGGTTCCTCTCGGCCCCGGCAAGTTCTACGGCAGCAGTCTTCCTCGGCCCCGTATCTACAGCGAAACCAGGTTCAACTCCGAACGCGTAGATCCTCCGGTTCCAGTCCTTGATCCGCTGCTCTCCTGGGCCAATGAAGCGCACTGGTCCATGGGTGGTCTCAGTTTCAAGCGCCTCCGTCTCCAAGGCCGCATCGAAGGCAACGTCCAGAGATTGAAGGCCCAGCGCGACAAGTTCCTTAATAACAAGGATCCTGTCCCTAAGAAAAACAATAGGGATGCTTCCTTATCCCCTCCTGCTCCTGTGGCCGTCAAGAGGAAGAGATTCTTGGACCTTAATGATGAGGACGAGGAGGACGTAGAGAGTGAAAATGAAGAGAATGAGATTGTGATGAACAGAGAAGAGAAGAGGGTACTGAGGAAAGGCGCAGTGAGGAAGCTGGGAGATGATTTTGAGAGAGTGGCTAAGGATAAGGATAGCGGCGTTGCGAGTGGAGGAAAGTGGGGTTTTAGTGATGGGATCGGCATTGACGTGATGAAGATTGTGGAAGAGGTTAATGTTGAGTCAGGggagataaagaagaagaaaaagaggattGTAAAGGGTTTGAAGAAGGGTACAGATGAGGTGCAGAGTGGAACAGGGACAACGACTAGGGTCTCCCCTAGACTGGCAAAACGAGGTTGCTAG